One Dermacentor andersoni chromosome 6, qqDerAnde1_hic_scaffold, whole genome shotgun sequence genomic window carries:
- the LOC126521451 gene encoding prefoldin subunit 3-like: MTDSADVEKATKKLIHAGIPRAVCLDDMDEFMAREENQTIDAALKNLDEQHSKYKFMELNLLQKKQRLKSQIPEIKTSLEIVKLLKSKRDSSEDMETRFVLSDQVYSKAVIPPTERVCLWLGANVMLEYTLEGAEELLCKNLQTATRNFTELHSDLDFLRDQITTTEVNMARLHNWNVKKVQAEKLIAQSST; encoded by the exons ATGACAGACTCGGCAGACGTTGAAAAGGCGACGAAGAAGTTGATTCATGCAGGGATTCCCAGGGCAGTATGCCTG GACGATATGGATGAATTTATGGCGAGAGAAGAGAATCAAACCATAGATGCGGCACTTAAGAACCTCGACGAGCAGCACAGTAAATACAAGTTCATGGAGTTAAATCTGCTCCAGAAGAAACAAAG GTTAAAGAGCCAGATCCCTGAAATCAAAACGTCGCTGGAGATCGTCAAACTGCTTAAATCGAAAAGG GACTCCTCCGAAGACATGGAGACAAGGTTTGTGCTGTCAGACCAGGTCTACTCCAAGGCTGTCATACCGCCTACTGAGCGAGTCTGCCTCTGGCTTGGC GCGAATGTGATGCTGGAGTACACGCTAGAAGGGGCGGAGGAGTTGCTCTGTAAGAATTTGCAAACTGCTACAAGGAACTTTACAGAGCTGCACAGTGACCTGGACTTCCTCAGAGATCAGATCACAACTACTGAAGTCA ATATGGCAAGGCTTCACAACTGGAATGTGAAAAAGGTGCAGGCGGAAAAGTTGATTGCCCAATCATCGACATGA
- the LOC126521453 gene encoding uncharacterized protein, which produces MDAARLRTPSRKTIARRLCSTPIRTSDAADNEVADGDVSSFLSTLDDFVEQCDSFLPACPQVPSESDAAGSTSSFHGFFIEDSEGPSLPERASTTWHGRCLEDNRADSVEDADEAQTLSIAYCSSEYQRIETTQSEQYPSVSEHSACSSARTCHREPDFVGSSQNSHYYHNGEHSQGCKKDKLEGANLEHSASCTILEEPNRENSKSTSKNEHFHSHSFQPGNTYVSTKCRGKTEGNHYKQHDQSFHSNCENVEHSAHEGCRQEPRAGRVSRLNCARIEGAFKTGECPETPHGKKAGQHYGHLNSSCEMHNAINCSCTHFQEKLEEQQFEQHMESFNKSCVMEDASAFEEYKDEPLDAEAKQCEDSSDDSCIVVYASTFKKYEVEEVQAQQYVESQDSGGIMVDGLALKEYKVELLDVEPAQYVESSDDSCIMVDASTFKKYDEVEEIEAKHYVGSCDGNRVMNDAFTFRNDKPREAGLVYPESLCRVHQRKGSLVTHHENESNECGVHCSTNCSFQGVFASDQKRVYECEAQCSSAYSSSSCPHHANSVVSVSVPVHQTLSAGCKTPFDICYKSCTGNKQVPCVTPHKQNELETTELLEDTTSNNFSNFLPSEVASDRDLSPANRNGHVKTEHCSSIRNLAASSISNASNVILKPQLAKNASANSPAYFTDIMQSVPNMCDRSSLCHEDMGQIVPGFKGANDKPVTGLSAPSDDHAGPSSYIEHKPEDNIIESSTDASEKVAILVVAGHKDHHNETDIVHAVDKECKGTSMAISPSSKPVPLLDACLQLDHICDRTDIFDTALVAAADRNVASSTQRCTKDGIRPPSPSCSVASGDVLDLAVETDDEAFIAEVQSPIASSKSTEHCQPTLQIANVMASTHEVPAQPSISMPECKPSQELPNSTDTRSLAGIEPVAPLLVHTLSKDVMYVPDDLDMREKINTIRRHQGRHFEPPHQPEDLCAHSSHTMTTDSQGLDLQLPSVEAPEVKNRAPFMSEDPAENKDIENPEWEAVRRLSTDEERYQAVHKIWHNTRIPDPHRELTTFHYRRRMLSLGHAKSQPAKSKRRKRKASRSSSHEHTKPAKRQRFDTDIIDLKLKELKRKKEKDVTRAQKTFRDDIHKLHSSLWRPREEPYASHDRGHSDKRHRRAHTAPWDFHYYQSQEMRICEEYRANEESIYNEYRAREYKLLNARDEVRRVDAFYAGLRDSDPRLLSEEQVKEHLKLEETLGCFKKAYRTPRE; this is translated from the coding sequence ATGGATGCTGCCCGTTTGAGGACTCCAAGCAGGAAGACAATTGCTCGAAGGCTGTGTAGCACGCCAATTAGGACAAGTGATGCTGCGGACAATGAAGTGGCCGATGGTGACGTCTCTTCATTTCTTTCGACCTTGGACGATTTTGTAGAGCAATGCGATAGTTTCCTTCCTGCATGCCCACAAGTCCCATCTGAAAGCGATGCTGCTGGCAGTACAAGCAGCTTTCACGGATTTTTTATCGAGGACAGTGAAGGACCAAGCTTACCAGAGCGTGCAAGTACTACTTGGCACGGTCGCTGTTTAGAAGACAACAGGGCGGACTCTGTCGAAGATGCTGATGAAGCTCAAACCCTTAGTATtgcatactgcagtagtgaaTATCAGCGCATAGAAACAACCCAATCAGAACAATATCCATCAGTTTCTGAGCATTCAGCATGTTCTTCAGCTAGGACTTGTCACAGGGAACCGGACTTCGTTGGTAGTTCACAAAACAGTCACTACTACCACAATGGGGAACATTCTCAGGGCTGTAAAAAAGATAAGCTTGAGGGCGCAAACCTGGAACACAGTGCTAGTTGTACAATCCTGGAGGAACCAAATAGGGAAAATTCCAAGTCCACATCAAAAAATGAGCATTTTCATTCACATTCATTTCAACCAGGGAACACATATGTCTCTACGAAATGTAGAGGGAAAACAGAAGGGAACCATTAcaagcagcatgatcaaagcttTCATAGCAACTGTGAAAATGTTGAGCATTCTGCACATGAAGGATGCAGACAGGAGCCTAGAGCAGGCAGAGTGAGCCGTCTGAACTGTGCTCGGATAGAAGGTGCCTTCAAAACCGGAGAGTGTCCTGAGACTCCTCATGGGAAGAAAGCGGGCCAGCATTATGGCCACTTAAATAGCAGCTGTGAAATGCATAATGCTATCAATTGCTCCTGCACACATTTCCAAGAAAAGCTAGAGGAGCAGCAATTTGAGCAACACATGGAAAGCTTTAATAAAAGCTGTGTCATGGAGGATGCTTCGGCATTTGAGGAATATAAGGATGAACCATTGGATGCAGAGGCTAAGCAATGTGAAGATAGCTCTGATGACAGCTGTATCGTAGTATATGCCTCTACATTTAAGAAATATGAAGTAGAAGAGGTACAAGCTCAGCAATATGTAGAAAGCCAAGATAGCGGTGGTATCATGGTGGATGGTTTGGCACTTAAGGAATATAAGGTGGAACTATTGGACGTAGAGCCTGCACAATATGTAGAGAGCTCTGATGACAGCTGTATCATGGTGGATGCCTCTACATTTAAGAAGTATGATGAAGTGGAAGAGATAGAAGCTAAACATTATGTAGGAAGCTGCGATGGCAATCGTGTCATGAATGATGCTTTTACATTTAGAAATGATAAACCAAGGGAGGCAGGCTTAGTATATCCAGAGAGCTTGTGTCGTGTCCACCAGAGGAAAGGTAGCTTAGTAACACACCATGAGAATGAATCAAATGAATGTGGTGTGCATTGCAGCACTAATTGTTCTTTTCAGGGAGTTTTTGCATCTGATCAGAAACGAGTGTATGAATGTGAGGCACAGTGTAGCAGTGCTTATAGTTCGAGCTCTTGCCCCCATCATGCAAACTCTGTTGTCAGTGTCTCTGTACCTGTCCACCAGACACTTTCAGCAGGATGCAAAACACCATTTGACATCTGTTACAAATCCTGTACTGGGAATAAACAGGTGCCATGTGTCACACCTCACAAACAAAATGAGCTGGAGACTACTGAACTATTAGAAGATACTACTTCAAATAACTTTAGCAATTTTTTGCCTTCAGAAGTAGCTAGTGACAGGGATCTCTCTCCAGCAAATCGCAATGGACATGTGAAAACTGAGCATTGCAGCTCAATTCGGAATCTTGCAGCCTCAAGCATTAGTAACGCTAGCAATGTGATTTTGAAGCCACAGTTGGCAAAGAATGCCAGTGCTAACAGCCCTGCTTACTTTACAGACATTATGCAATCTGTCCCAAATATGTGTGACAGAAGTTCATTATGCCATGAGGACATGGGGCAGATAGTACCAGGGTTTAAGGGGGCAAATGACAAACCTGTTACTGGTTTGTCAGCTCCTAGTGATGATCATGCAGGTCCTTCCAGTTATATTGAGCACAAGCCTGAAGACAACATAATTGAGAGTAGCACTGATGCCAGTGAAAAAGTGGCAATTCTTGTTGTTGCGGGACATAAAGATCACCACAATGAGACTGACATTGTTCATGCTGTAGACAAGGAATGTAAAGGAACTTCAATGGCCATTAGTCCCAGCTCAAAACCTGTTCCTCTTCTGGATGCATGTCTGCAGTTGGACCATATCTGTGATAGAACTGACATTTTTGACACTGCATTGGTAGCAGCAGCTGACAGGAATGTTGCATCAAGTACACAAAGATGCACCAAGGATGGCATCAGACCTCCATCACCGTCCTGCTCAGTTGCATCTGGAGATGTTCTAGACCTCGCAGTTGAAACTGATGATGAAGCCTTCATTGCTGAAGTACAGTCACCTATTGCTTCATCAAAATCTACAGAGCACTGCCAACCAACTTTGCAGATTGCAAATGTCATGGCCTCGACACATGAGGTACCAGCACAACCGTCTATTTCAATGCCAGAGTGCAAGCCTTCCCAGGAGCTTCCGAATTCTACTGACACCAGAAGCCTTGCCGGAATCGAACCTGTGGCCCCACTGTTGGTACATACACTAAGCAAGGATGTGATGTACGTCCCTGATGATTTGGACATGCGTGAGAAAATAAACACTATTAGACGTCACCAAGGGCGGCATTTCGAGCCACCACACCAGCCTGAAGACCTTTGTGCTCATTCAAGCCACACTATGACCACTGATTCTCAAGGCTTGGACCTGCAGCTGCCAAGTGTCGAGGCCCCAGAGGTGAAAAACCGAGCTCCATTCATGAGTGAAGATCCTGCTGAAAACAAGGACATAGAAAATCCTGAATGGGAAGCTGTTCGTCGCCTTAGCACAGATGAAGAACGATACCAGGCCGTCCACAAGATTTGGCATAACACCAGGATTCCAGACCCTCACAGGGAACTGACGACTTTCCATTATCGGCGACGAATGTTAAGTCTGGGACATGCAAAGAGCCAGCCCGCTAAGTCTAAACGCCGCAAGCGCAAGGCATCACGCAGCTCCTCGCATGAACACACGAAACCTGCCaagcgccagcgttttgacactGACATCATTGACCTGAAGCTAAAAGAACTCAAACGGAAAAAGGAGAAAGACGTCACAAGAGCTCAGAAAACGTTCAGGGACGACATCCACAAGCTCCACTCGAGTTTGTGGAGGCCAAGGGAGGAGCCGTACGCTTCACATGACCGCGGACACTCTGACAAGCGCCACAGGAGAGCACATACGGCGCCATGGGACTTCCACTATTATCAGTCACAAGAAATGAGGATCTGCGAAGAGTACAGAGCCAACGAAGAGAGCATCTACAACGAGTACAGGGCCAGGGAGTACAAACTGCTGAACGCTAGAGACGAAGTTCGGCGCGTCGACGCTTTCTACGCTGGCCTGAGGGACAGCGACCCGCGACTACTGTCAGAGGAACAAGTTAAAGAACACTTAAAGCTGGAGGAGACGCTGGGATGTTTCAAAAAGGCTTACAGGACACCGAGGGAATGA